The following nucleotide sequence is from Glycine max cultivar Williams 82 chromosome 9, Glycine_max_v4.0, whole genome shotgun sequence.
ctttttttacttACTATGACaaagactaattaattaaccaGTAGCAACTGTTAACTCCAAAAGCAAAATAAAGGTGATTATTATTAACATATTGAGAAAATGTAGAGATTGAAAAGAAACTCAACATGTGATCAGCCATCTCACAATGATGAAACTTAATGTTTCAGCCTTAGCTTGCTTCAGAATCAGAAATCAAGGAACATTTGTAATGTCACGGAGACCGAAAGCTctagtattttaatttcttctagcttcttatatatgaaatttaacACATTAAAACTCTAgtaataaatattctttttgaactgaaatataaataaaaaattaatcttatataatgaacttaaatataaataaatttaactaatattttatcctaattaattaatgatatcattcttaaaacattttttattaaattataatttctattatttatttatttttaatgaaaaatattttaaaaataatcttattttttaaattaataaaagtaatattaattaaaaaatttaattaatgtaaaattaattatttttacttatatatgaatttaaagGAAATATCAACCAATAACTTTTTCAAGAGGTAACGAGTATtgatcaagaaaaaataatttgaccTGCCAGTAATGAATTCTGCTGATTGGAGAACGATATATTTAAATCAACGTGGCCCGGAATAGTTCAACAGTAAAAGGAGAAAGGAGAAAATCACGTAgatgaatattaaaattaaaattaatataaagaagagtaaaaaaaaagacatataaCAACTTTCAACGTTTTAATTCCCTATTTTCAAAAGGATCTTGAAACCTTATTGACAATGGTATGTAGTGTGATGAATAACTGCATAGAGTACAAGGGGTCATTATAAGATGGAACTGTATTGGAGAAATGGTCCACCAATGCTCTGCTATATAGGGTTTGATCGtacttttcattttctaattattGTTGACCTGTCAATTTagtcttccttttttttcaaatttagttttattactattttaatagtgcagttttatttcatttattaaacTGACATCcagtaattaatatttaatgaaaataataatgttacATTTTATTGCACATTCATGTCAGCCTTACACTGCCctacatttgtatttttttattacatcagTATTTACATCAAATATTGAATGTCAACTTAACAAATGAGTAACAATTACTCAATTAAAATAGCGGgaactaaatttataaaacaacaacaacaacgccttatctcactaggtggggtcggctacatggatcaacttccaccataatgttctatcaagtaccatacttctatccaaaccattaatttcgagataaatttataaaaaaaatgaaaaattaaaaacaaaatttatataatgacGATAATAAGAGAATAAAGATGTACAGTTAAGCctatattataatttgtatatcACAGTTTGACttaattaaatagtaatttcCTATTCACCTCTTCTCAAATGGTGATTTGAGAtctaaaattatgtttaaaggCAATTCAACTAAGAATTTGTCAATGTTATTTATAGTTCAGACTTAAACTAAGGTTAATTTGAGGAAAGTTAATTAAATAGGCATATTGCGAAGAAActcaaataacttttttttacaagcTCAAGTTTTTCATTGATAAGTTTACCTTGAGACACAATATGTGCTCATTCAAGCCaagaaacaatatatatatatatatatatatatatataggttgtAGATCTTTGATCTTTCACCCTAATAGATGCCTCAGCTGCATTCCAGCAATGCTGCCCCTTAGCCCATTACCAAAACCGAATACAAGAGCCCATTGTTGGAGCCCAATTAGGCATTTCACCTCACACAAATATAGCATTTGAGCTACACCTGTAACACCTCAATTGCATCCTGCACTCTCCAAATTACTTTTTGTACTTCCCAAATCACTTTCGAAATTCTGTAACTCCCAGAAAAAAGATGTGTTTACAgggttcattttttattctactTGCAACAAAGCATATGGAATTTTTATCGAGCAGTCCCTTGCGTACTATCTTGTTTCCCAAGTCCACTTGTGAACAGAACCTTGTTTAAAAAACCCATTGTTTTCACTTGCATGAAGCTTTCCACTATAAGTGTTTCCCCACTCAAAGCACTGCTTTTTCACCTTAACTATTATATTATTCccaataattatttctttcttaaatattaatttatcctATAACTTTAGTCTTTCCCACCAATTTTATCAACTATATCTCTAATTATCTTATTTGATATATTGATTATGTTACAATATACGTTGGATGAATTAATAATGTTACTTTGTTATGTTACGttaccatttttttaatataatgttaCTAATTAATAGTGTGACAatgctatatttttatttttttatttttcttaaccaaaATTCTAAGCTAAATACAAAAAGACTTATATTATAAGACTATATCAAAGGAAAGAATTCTTTTGTGATATTGTTAGaattacttaattataatttctatttctttttttttaaagcaaagtCTCTTGAGCTCAAAAGTAATACAACCAAGTCTCCCATTTACAGAAAGtgtaacaagaataaaaaaaatataagagcaaaacaaaaaaacaacaattcattatatttatccttgtacatttatatttatcatataaaattgtatattagattatatttttctataaatttgcTTAAAGTCTTGATAATTTTAGGCACACAGCTTTACTTAAATTCTGAATGCAGATTTTTGGTAGTTCTGTCAGTATGAAAGTACTTATTATTAGTCACGCTTTCTGTAAGTGTTtgttaagaacataaaaaggtaTTATGAAAGTACTTATTAAAGAGTTATGTActgataataatgtaaaataaaaaatctataaaaaggCTTTTAATTTCTCCGAATCTATTTTGCACATACAcgctttgaataaaatattcgATCAGTAATTAAATACAGCCTTTAGACAAATAGCATGATTTGTACATAAAAACCTTATAATGTAAACTGCGcaaacaaaatgagaatcaaAGCTTGAAGCCCATGTggatttattgtaatatttcaGGGATCAAAATATCATGAAAAGTTAGGGAATGGGTGGAGGACGACCAGGTCCATCAGTTGGTGGAGGAATAACAGGATGAGGACCAACAGGATGAGGACCATCTGCATGATCAGGTGGAGGAGGTGGACTTAGGAGGGGACCCAATCTTCTCATTTTCACATCtgcaaattaaaatgacaaacaTGTTAactgtttaatatatatatgactCATTCTTGTTCAAGAAAATATATCAAGAAAATCTGATTTAGTTGATTAAATAAAGTATGTGagtgttacaaaatttaatatcgagtttaatttttatagataaaaaaattaagaaaatgtgtGCTTAGTAGTTATACATGCATATTAATTCATCTAccaaacattaaatttaaatataagctGGTGAAACCTCGAATGTTGATCGTGATTATTAGATTATACAAATTCTATAGACACatgcttaaattttgtaaatataccTTTGCATATATAATAGACAAACCTGCACTAATTGGAGTAATCTGTGCAACGAGAGTAAAGACAATCATTAgcagaataagaaaaggaacAGATATAGAAGAAAGGATGGTTCGTGCCATCTCCTTCCCGAGTGTATGTGGAAATTAAAGCTGCAACCAAACTAATATACCATCCCTGCTTCATATAGTCACTGAAATTTATAATGTCACGCACCATGGAGTCAATgttatttacttaatttaatttgagcTTTCAAAGAAGTTTCCCAAAGAAAATGACTCCAATTAAATAATGAAGTAATAAGATATAgaacacaaattaaaagaaaaaactcttGTTAATTTAAcctgctgattttttttttcttttgctataGAACCTGCTGAATTTTGGTGTCTGCTGattgaagaaatatttaaatcatgAACCAGTAAAACAAAATTCTGCAAATGAAAACTATGCTGCAGTACATATGACTGAAATCAGAAACCGTGTTACAGTATCTCTTTAATATTCACCTTttgcttataaaataaaatataaaaaaaaccgtGATTAGAAATTTTCAAACTTAAACAAAAGCATTAGACGAAGACTTATTGCATGAATAAAAGAAGGATAAGAgagaaaagtattaaaaatataaacaacttTGAAGACAAAATATTGAAGTTGAAGTTTTCTGAAATAAGAACAATTTTAAATTCGCTTAGAGAATCTTCTTAGTAATCTTCCTTCTTACTATTAgacaaagaaagtattgaatgTTTCTAAAGTCTTCAAGACATTAAatgcatttactttttatttatttaattccttattcaaattaaaaaacattcgAAAGATCTGtagaaatatttgaattcaagaatATAATATTGATCAATGGcataaattgaaaacaaataaataagaataatgttatatatatatatatatatatatatatatatatatatatatatatatatatatatattctcctaCATATGCCTTAATGTTTGAaaatatagtataaaaaattcaataaatatcatacagaaaaataaaaaaatattgtaggaggatttatattttttcaataaacaaTTATTTAACTTTGCGATtagttcagtaaaaaaaaaaaacctttgtgattggtcaataaaaattaacaataatgcAACTGCTCCTGATGTCACCTCCAAATTCTCCTGATTTCTCCATTGctaattaaagttttatttattttttattcacttatCCAACTTTTTGCCTTCTTTTCATCATGTTTTGATATGCAACTTTTACGTATTGTACATCTTCAACATTGTGCGCCAGATTTATGAAAAACACGAAAAGATGGAACAATTATGACAATTGATAATAagttacaataataatataagtgAGAAGAATTTGGGCTTAAGtaatttcattaataattacaCCACCCTGACTAGAATTAAAacctaatatttaaaaataaaaagacccgGTAAATGACAAGATATTGCCAAACCAGTTTTGAAGTCTGACTACGGATCTTGAATTCATTGAAGAGTTAGGGAATGACGCCAATGCATTGTTACTTCCCATGGTTCACATAGATAAAAGTCTTCATACATATGTAGTTAAGAAATAAGGGTGATGACTGAGTATCtgctaaacaaaaaatattgccCTCGTTAATTTGACCTGCGCTGCAGAATTGTGGTACCTGATGCAATACTTAAATCATGAtcctgaaaaataattaaaatccacGTATCAAAAGTGGAAATTGCGTGGTAATATAGAACTAATAAAGTAATGAAGATACTAGCCACGTCTAATTTTCATCAGTCTGACTTGGTCTCTAATTTCTGAAATAGATGTTGATTCTTTCTTCATTGAGGAGTAAGAAAACCACATCTCAATGCAGCATTAAAAGTGAAAGAACTTTCCAGTGTTCACTTAGATATGACCTTTTCGTAACACCAAAAAGAATGATGTAACGTTTTCATATATGCACATTTAATTAGTATATGATGCGGAGTTAaacttcaaattaaataaataaataaaaggaaaagctGGCTGAGTATTTGGCATTCGGTTTTGAAGAGGTCtggttatttttattataactgCATCCATAAATCTAACTGAAacgaaattaattaataacgaCCAATGCATTTGAGGTGCATGTCGatattttgatgaaaaaatCCATGGAAACTGGTCTTCTGTAGATTtgttagaattaaaaaataaaaacaacaataaagaaTCCTGATTCATATTTCAGCACGTATGACGTAATGCAATCATAACAAGAGACAACCACCTAGAAGCATAAGCATAATTAGAAGCTTAAGACTAAGGGTTTTTTTTATACTCTCTTCACTAAAATACTCatataagaagaaaatactAAAGGGTCTAGTTAATTGATTGAAGATAATAtgtgaatattataaatttttattattatatttaatttttacggataaaaaaataagaagaaaaaaaataatttttttataaattaaaattaatttatacgtaagataaaataatttttttgaataagtttaaattcatcatttaatttaaattacataaCCAAAACATTTCCAGCCTCTTGTAGCTAAATATACCGAACAAAACAATATTTTCCCAAAGCTTGATGACTATTCAGTTTGATTTTTGGGGCTAGGTTTTGTTAATAATCATTTATGAATTTTCAATGaaatattgaatatatatatatatatatatatatatatatatatatatatatatatatatatatatatatatatatcctaagCATAAGAATTAATGATGTTTTTCCTCTTTTAAGAAGTAGAAACTgcttattgaaaattaattaga
It contains:
- the LOC100796835 gene encoding uncharacterized proline-rich protein, coding for MARTILSSISVPFLILLMIVFTLVAQITPISADVKMRRLGPLLSPPPPPDHADGPHPVGPHPVIPPPTDGPGRPPPIP